The following DNA comes from Diadema setosum chromosome 20, eeDiaSeto1, whole genome shotgun sequence.
AAACATAGATGAGATCCCTGAAGAAGTGTCCAGCACTTCTGGTCTGTCTTACACACCCCAGCAGATGAGGGAGGAGAAAATTTGCACCAAATCCTGACATGAGAATCTTGTTTTGATTGATTGGCTGAgatttgaatatgaatgtaATGGGTCATAAGAAATTATTTCCTATATATATAAGTCATTGTTGCTATGTTGCCAGTAAAATCCACTCAAATTTTCTGGTATAGAGACATTATGGACAAAGTACACAACCTTTGAAATTATATAATGATACCCTGCTTGATATTATGATGCAAAAGAGAAGAGGAATCACGAACGATTCTTCGAATTTGTGAAGAGAAGGAACcgttcatttcttcttctcacTGCCATGGTGTTCATGTTCTTTTCAGCGGGAGAACTGCGATTCCCCCGTCTTGCTAGGCATAATGGGATGCATTGCACCAATTTCTTGAGGtgatttcacattatcaaatagcgcactattttggattgggttaatttcccaaatcagaaaatagcacgctatttcgaaacattaGAATTCCCTTTAACTGAAAATTATCGGGTCCTAAGAACTTGATTATGAGTGAAGCAGGATATCCCTTCCTCTTTCCAATAAACATTGGTTTGATCAGACAGACTGATCATGAAACATGGTCATTGAAGGAGAAGGAAAGCTACATCACACAACGGGCCAGGGAATTTGGAAGAATGGCAGTAGAATACAGAAAAATTACTGATAACACCAATGCTGATCTCACTAGTCTCATATCATGTCCCGAGAAATCTCTTAGTGTCACTGGAGCTACAAATCTGGTTGCTAGGTTAATTCATAACACTGACCTGCACAGTACCCCAAGTCTTGCCCTAAAGATAGGACACAGCTTGAAGACATGATGTGAAATCTTGCATGGTGAAGCCCTCGTGACAAACAATGAAACCTTGGAAACAATGTGTCGGGCATTCTTAGCCCTCTACGGGTTGGAATGGAAGGGCAGAGTGAGCCATCATGCTCTACTCAGAAAATGACACAACATGTTGTAAAGAAACTATTGTCGCCTTTCCCTACTCTGTTGCAGGAGTATCCTTTtcataaacaaacattttgagCTGTATATTTGGTTTCTTCACTCTTTCTGCGCGCTCGCCCAAGCCCTGGACACTGCTCTACATTTGCACTTCACtttttagcttttaactttacTCCCATTTTGTTTCTCATTGTATTTTCATAAGTTAATTTTTCATTTCgacaaaatgaatgacatacAATGAAGTCACATCTTCTTTAGGTGTAGACAGGACGTCTGCAAGAATACAGACGTCAGCGGAGGCTACTCATGACTGCCCTGCTGACTGCTGTTATAGGTAAAGTGGGGTAAGTGGGATACTGGGGTAAGTGGGACACTGGGGTAAGTGGGACACTTGAAGGTATCGTGTGTATGTagtgttaaagggatagtacagtattggtggagatgagaattgggcttttaactttttgcgagataccaagaaaacacttatgatatattacagagcataccatttcaagaggaattcaaagtttatttgatggaaatcgggtttggaatgactgaaacatccaaaaacaaggtaaaacaaagcaatcgtagcaaagtgtgggtcccacactttatcagaatcgctctttttcgatatctcagccatttcaaaaccaattttcatcaaataaacattgacttcctcatagaattacatgctctttcatatttcataagaggtttcttattatttcaccaaaaaatgttagaaacctgaaattaggtctcaacccatactgtacgatccctttaaagacatGCCATAACTGGAGGAAATATTTTTAGCATAAGCAAACATACATATACCAACAAAATGGACGCCAGTTCGGAGAAGATTTGACAACCATTGGAGAAATAATCCTGCAAATTCTTCAACATCTTACGTCTTGCCATAAAACAATTGCTTCATAGCTATGTAAAAAATTACGAAGAATAATACGCACATATTTTTGATGTCCAATTTGGTGAAATAATCATCGTATTCTTACGCGATTGAAGGATTGCATAGCAAATACCCACACATTCAAACGACGTAAGTGAATTGGCCTATTTCGtatttaaaatatatatttttttttgcattttatgtataATTGCCTTCATCACGTGATGATGAAAGGCCTAAAACAGTCACGTTGTGAGAATGACATCATCCTACTGAGCAAGAAAACAATTGTTAATTTCATGATCATTTTGCTACTTTTCCTTGAATAATTTGACTATTATTGTGTCAATTTATTCACAAGAGATGCATAAATTGTCCCAATATGCAATAATTAGGGAATCTGATTCTAATTTAATGGACCTTAATCGGTTAAGAAATTACACCATATTGATGGCTCTTTGCCAGTTTGTATTTCACATTATGCATGAGACTGCTGGTGGcaaatttgaaaaatacatgACTCTtgtaaatttgtgtgttttcagaGTTTACTCTGTTTGGGGTGCTAAATTGACATGAAAATagttcagaaaaaaaacattaataCTAGAAGATAATCTAAAATAAAGTATAAAGTAAAATTTAAGTATTTAACACTAAACTGTCCCACTTACCACATGGTTGGGGTAAGTGGGACGCACCGAATTCATGTGGGCATTCGCATTGCTTCATTTCTTCAAGTTAAATGTTGTTATAATTTGCAGTAATGGTTATTTTGATAACATTTTATATCAAGATGGTCTTTCAGAAATATTAAGACAAATTTTCCTTAGATCTAGAGTCTAGACTAGCGTAGACAAGGTCTAGTCATTGAATTGCAGGCAGCCCACTGAttagattattattattctttaatTCAATGTAAGTGTGCAAGCCTCTAGCAGGGTCTAGCTTCATCTTgccaagaaagaagaaagactgGACCCCTACTCAGGGGAAATGGAGTGCAGAGTCCATGGAAGCAGCAATTTGCTATCCAGAAGGACAGCTGGAGTGATCTTCTAGTGTCTGCAGATTGGATGGCGGTAGCATGCTTCTCCGTGATCATCGTATCGTCATCCCACGCTCTCTTCGACAGCGTATCATTGACATAGCACATGAGGGCCATCAAGGCATAACCAAGACAAAGGCTCTGTTGCATGAGAAGGTGTGGTTCCCTTCCATAGACCGTATGACTaaacacacagttcgtgattgTTTGTCTTGTCAGATGAATACAGTTGAGCATGCCAAGGAACCACTTAGAATGACTGAGCTTCCGCAACAACCTTGGACAGAAGTCAGCGTAGACTTCGCTGACCCTCATAGCGGTGACCACATGTTGGTCGTCATTGATGATTACTCGCGTTTTGTTGAGGTAGAGATTGTTTCCTCACTGCAGCAAGTCAGGTCATTCCGAAACTTGACCGGATCTTCTCAAGCTTTGGAGTTCCCACTGTGGTCCGTACTGATAACGGCCCACCGTTCAACGGAGCGGAATTCAGCCAGTTTGCACACTATTTGGGGTTCAGACACAGGAAAGTTACACTGTGTGCTGTTCGCGCTGAATTGTTTTTGCAATTTCGGCTTCTCATACGTAGGCCAGCATAGTAAAAAGACTTAATCTTcaggagaaataaaaagagctTATCTTCAGGCGAAGTAAAGGACTTAATCTTCAGGTGGAGTAGAGAGATTTCACTTCGTAAAAAGACGCCAGAGTTTCATCATGTCGACAAAAACAGAACCTCGACAAAGACTGGAGTCACCGGAAATGCCGCCGCTGTCCACGCAGGGTGACAGACGTGAGACGAGGAGCGTGTCTTCGAGACCATCTAATGCAAGTAGACATTCGTCAGTAGCCTCTGAAGCACTATTAGCTCGTGCAAAAGCAGAGGCAACTAGAGTTAGATTAGAATTTGCTAGAAAGGAAGCAAATCTTACACAGCAAAGGGCGGCTCAAGAAGCAGATCTTGCAAGACAAAGGGCTGCTCAGGATGCAGAACATGTAGTGTTAGAGGCAGAAAGAGATGCTGCTGTAGCAGCAGCGCAAGTTTCTGTTCTCGAAGCAGGCTTAAATGAATGCGAAGAGTCTGTAAAGGGTGTTGAATTGAATCTTTCGCAAAAAGATGTCAATGAACGTGTGGAGGATTATTTGTCCTCACTTGATGCAGATGGTAAGATTCCAGTTGATGGAAATAACATCAACCAGGGGAGTCCAATTCCCTCCCCTAAGTTCGTAAAAGAAGAACAGGAAGGTCAAGTACAAACAAAACTTGATGTACCTCCTGAAGAGGGTGTGTATTCATCCCAGCATGTTGCAATGCCAAAGTGTGACAATGAAACAAAGGTCGAGAGTGTTAATCGTAGGGAAGGCACTGCTATCCCATCTAACCTAGACACTGTAAACGTAGTTTCTGACATAAGTAATGTATTGCTTAAGAAGGAATTAGTGTTCAAGTGGCTTGGGTAAATTCAATGACCGTGCATTCAGTTATAGATCCTGGAAAGCTACGCTCGGACGCGTTATCACAGAGCTCCAGCTGACACCCTCCCAAGAGATGGGTTTAATCATGAAGTGGTTGGGTAAGGAATCTTCCCAACTGGTCTCTGCCATTCATGACATCCATGTTGACCGGCCAAATGTTGGTGTGAGTAGAATGTGGGAACTCCTTGACAGGAAGTATGGCTCCCCAGAGGCAGTAGAACACGATCTTCGACAGAGGATTGAAGATTTCCCTAGACTTACACAAAGGGAGAACGAAAAACTAGAGCAGTTTGGTCATTTGCTCCTGGAGATTGAGTATGCTAAAGAGAATGGGGATTTCCCAGGTGCATTTGGATTCTGCCAGAGGCTTGCAGCCATTGGTACAGAAGTTGCCATATGATCTCCAGGAGAAGTGGGTAATGGAGGGATCCTGGTACAAGGAAAGGTACCGCGTGACTTTCCCTCCTTTCAAGGTGTTCAGCGAGTTTGTTCGCCATCACGCGAAGATTGTGCTGTCGCGGAACACAAATGTTGGAAGCAAGAAAGCGACCCTTCTCTTCGGACGACCGCTACGCATGCGTCTTTCAGAAGCACCATCCAAACAGCATCGCACTGACCTCCATGCTTCTGTTCGCGATCGCGATGGAGACAAGAAACAACAgaacaaattaaacaaataaactGACGATACTACAAGCAGCTGAATCCAGGTCTTGCAAATAATGCCCCAGCTGACACATTATTTGCTGTGAGCAAGAGCTCGTTCATCGATGCAGAGCTATGTTCCTGGAAAAGATACCACCAGCAAGACCAGTGATACTCGTCCTCGATGGTCACAGCTCACATCtcactctaaaaacaatcaGGCTTGCCAAAGCGAACTCCATACACATACTCTGCTTGCCATCGCATACGACAAACCAAACTCAGCCGTTGGACAAGGCAGTCTTCAGGTCAATGAAGGCTGGCTACAATCACCGTTGTCAGCTCTTCATGCTTGATAATCCAAATAGAATTATCACGAGGTATGACTTCTGTGAAATCTTCAGGGAGGTCTGCCACAAAGAACTTACAATGGCAAATATCATTAGTGGGTTCAAAGCCACAGGAGTGTACCCCTTCAATCCAAGTGCCATAAGAGCTGAGCACTTGCAACAGTCGTTCATCCAGACTGACCTAATGAGAGAAACCAAGGGTCCAGATGGAACACAAGATCAGAGCCAAGAGGAGGGAGAGCCACAACCAGCCATGAACGATACGCAGTTGGTCTGGTCTTCTGACCCTCTCGTGCCTGACCCTTCCCTTGCTGCAACGACTGCAACAGCTACATGTATGATTGATCGCCCAAGTATGTCTACTGATTGCAGTTCAAGTGTACCAGTGTCAACATCATGTACAATGCCCTTGCGATCATTTCCTAAAACCCTCAAGAGACCCCTCATTCAGAAAACACTGAGTCGAGAGTAATGGCAGCTGATGAAATTGTGGAGATGGAGAAGaagcaaaaagagaaagaagagcaAGCTGCATTGAAGGAGGCACGAAAACAGgaacgagaaaaaaagaaagagcattGTGAAAAGGAAAAACAAGTAGCAAAAATGGTGAAACAGtcacaaaaaaaagacaaggcAAACAGCACAAAcagcaagaaaacaaaacaagcgaAATCTCAAAAGTCTGTGGAACCTAGAGCATCGCTGGaagatgaaagaaaagacaatgaAAACTACTGCGGTGGTTGTAATCGCTTCTACTTTGATGATGAAAGTGACGACGACGACTGGTGGCCATGCACCGTATGTACTCGCTACTGGCATGAAACATGTACAGGACTATGGAAGGTCTGTGACTTGGAGAACTTTAAGTGTGAAGACTGTGACAggtcaacaaaataaaaaaacaaaacaaaacaaatgaaattgccACATGAATTCAGAGTATTCAGGTCGTTTTGATGATGTACAATTTCTCGTTTAATTTATGTTCAGCAACATATCAATTGCTAAACCTCCAGACTTACTTGGGCAGTGGGTTATCCTCCATAAATTGAAACATATTCCAGCCTTTTgtatacagtggaaactcagtaTAATGAGATCTTTGAGACCGAGACAATTTGCTCTTTATatcaggtattttgttatattagtagttaataaacaatacaaatcaaaagaaataaattcattgggacAAGAGATattagtttgttatatcaggtatttCGGTATATCAGATCTCTTTATATCGAGtttcaactgtacatgtatctgaaTTGCAACTAaactttattaggtgatacgctgatggTCAATCAAATTCATTGGACCTTTTCATACAGCCACAATTAATGCTTGTTTCTAATGGCCAGTCATTtactacactgtacacatgtatgcagtGTATGTAACACATGCAGATCGTAACATTTACTCAGTACATGATTGCATGCATGTTATATTTTGCTGGATGGTCACATCCTGCTggcatgcatgtgtacatgtacaaagttttttttttttttttttactttcatgtTGGCCAAATATTGCAGACTTGTAAAACCTTGTCTGAAGTTGCATGACTGAACATCTATTACTGTTACAAGCCTGGTCTGAGAATATTGATCTTGAATCTCATTCCAATCATTATAAGCTGTGCTTTTCTGAGTGATAAGTCTTCACATTTTCATTGATGATTAAAGATATTtagcaacctttttttttctttttctttttttttttggggggggggggggtcaaattaattcatgaaattttttggAAAATTTATTTTACAGTGTTCATAAAAAGTTTGTGAAAACGGCACTCCATGGCTCTATTGCATGAAATTTTTACCTGAGAAAAACtcaggtaaaaacaaaaaaatctggTTAGTCTGACTTCTGCCATTGCCTTTAACacgggaaaaaaatgttttttaaaaaaagttttctcaGGTAAATGTGAAAGGAATTTCATACACGAAACACATTGGGTGTCTGTGCGTGTACTGTGTTAAAGGTAGACCATTTTAACATGTAAAAAAAGGCTAATTACACGTATTGTGTACATCACAGTTCGTATCTGTCAGTGGATTTTCAAAAATATGAtccattttcaagaaaaaatgcCAAAACACAACTACGTCGTGAATGCCCCTAAAAAAATCAGGGTCAGCAGCGGGTGATTGACAGATATGTGTGTGACGTCACAACCAGAATATACGATCCACCTCGGCTTCCAAGGAGCTCTCATATCTGCATCGCACTACGTGTCAAAAAAACATGTGTGAGCAATAATTTTGCCCTCTTTTGAAAGCACGATTATGAAGAACTGAAATGGTAAATTAAGGAAAAAAGCCCATATTTAAGGAATTTGAACATTTCTCTACATAcacagacatacaatgtattttgatttgggCCCATATTTTACCAAGTTTATCTTATTTATAGTCAACATTGTTTTATTCTTCCCAAACCTGTTATTGCGAAAATGTGTTGCATAAGTAGACGTCAATACTGGCGTTTTATTTCTCCGCTCTAATACTCGGGCACTGTCTTGCATACACAAAAGTTTGATCAATATGACTGACTAGCGCAACTGGCGTTGTTGGAGCAGACGGCCAATTCTGCAATAATTCACTAGCGTTTGCATTCGGACTGAATTTGTAGCTTCGAAAATTTGAGAAAACGCCGCTTTTGGACAATGGATCTGGGGCTTGAATCAGATTTGGAAGACAAATCGTCTGAACCCGAATCTGAGATTGCGGAATCAGAtgttaatgattttcaagatGAACTGCTGGACGAATGTACAGATGGAACAGCGTGAAGATCTTGCAGATGATGCAATTGATGATCCTTCACTTGTCATTGCTGATGAAATTGCCCATGTTATTGAAGACGAGTGTCAGCAATCATATACTTGCAATGAAAAcagtgatggtgatgaagaaGATCCTCCTTTGTATCCTGGTTCGACTAGACACCTTGGTGTAACTGTTCTCCTTCTGTGCTGTTTCATGATTCGATTCCGTTCGTCAGAAGAAGCTCGTACAGTAAAGTGTGCTAATGCTGAGTAAGATGATCTAGGGTCTACCAACTACTATCGTCATGGCGAATCTCCAGAGTTTGGGAAATGAACCTCCTCGGATATGCGAACGGAGTACTTGATGAGGAGGAGTTTGTACTCCTATACGATGCAAATCGGCCAGTAAACCCAGATTTTAAATACTCAAGTTATGAGCAATTTGATCTAGGGCATTACAACGATGATGAGTGCAAAGCATATTTCAGGTAAGCAAACAGGTCGCTCTCGTGATCAGGGACATATACTGCGAGTAGGctagtacagtggactcccgttataacgaagtcctcgggaccggcagttttctttcgttataacgaaatttcgttataaccgaatgaataaacaataaaaatacatagagttgataatgttgcggccctaaattttatttcgttgtaaccggaatttcgttataaccgtgttcgttataacgggagtgcactgtacgaCATCCTGCCTCACTGCACTTTCCAAAGGGCACCGGATGACCCCTGCATTACGCAATGCTTGCAGGCTTATAGGAGGGTGCTGGTGGACAGAATAGGGGGAGCTGCCATCAGTGGGTCCACCCTCATTGCTGCCAGCTGAATGAGGCTGAATTTTCCAAATGGCTCCGGTTGTAGCCCAACTGTCACCTGCAGTCGAGAGAGTTTGAGACTGAGAGGGTTTGTCTGCAGCCGTAAGGAAGTCAATAAGGtcaaagaaatgtttgaaatcaACACAGGACTCAAGTTCAACATTGGAAGAGCTCAAGCTGGTATGGAGTTACATGTAGATCTAGGCCGTCCTGATGCTAACAAAACGAAACTCAAAACTGTACATGAAACAACCTCAAAAAGTGAAACATCCATCACTGTTACAAATAAGACTTGGTCTATACATTGATGTGACAGTTATAATATCAAATTGCATGAATCTTGACATCACTTCTATGTAAGGCAAGGATAAAACGACAAGGCAACCATCAGTAATGAAACAAGAGCTCTGTAATCAAGTCGTCATTGCTCTCCATATGGGACACCATGGAGCAACCAAGACATCCAAAAGTGAAAGCAAGGCCTGGTACAAAGTGACTAGATTTATTCGGAAATGGCCATAGACAAGCCAAGGGAGAGATGCTGGCTGGTGTCGGTGGTAATTCACCCAAATTATGCTAGCTCAGCAGGTGAAAAGGAGATAGATGACCTGAGTAAGCTCATCTGCAACCCTAATATACGGGTGTTCGGAGAAATAGGGTTGGATTACACCTCACCTACCCAGAATTGGGGCAAGCAACTTTCCTTTTTGAAAGCCTGCCTCAAGATTGGGGCGACAGGGAAGGTGTTAGTACTTCACATCCGGGCTCGCGAGGACACCGCAGATAAGGATGAACCCTCCCGGATTTGGCGGAAGGCGGTGCAATCATCCATAAACAGCTACCAGATGATCCATATCCACTGTTGTGCCACTGGGACATCCGAGTTAGTGGCCTGGCGAAGGATGTTTCccaacatgtatttttgtttcacAGCCCGGGTGCGATTTTACAGCCCCAGCCAGCTGGAAGCACTGAAGATGGTGCCACTTAACCGCTTTCTGGTGGAGACTGATTCGCCACATCTTCCCCCCTCCCAGGATCTCAAGATCACCACCCCGGTTTATATTGGGGAGGTGGCCTCGCTAGTTGCTCGAGCACGAGGGGAAGCCATCGCTCCCCTTTTGGAGGCAACCAGGTTTAATGCCCTCACCCTCTACGGGAATTAAAGGGAAGGCAATAGGACTTCCAGTGGGAGCTGGCACAGCCCCACACTCATCCACCGTCATTGACAGTGGgaggatgcccccccccccccccccacacacatgtTTGAAAGagtattttgtacaaaatgtttGGCAGGGAGGAAATTCTATTTGGTGAAGTATTTTTTCTGGGTTTATACCTCATTTCACTCAGGGTTGCAGAGTTTATCTATGTGTGTCATTCATCAACCCCGTCACCGGACTTCAGCACGACCATTCTCCAAACGTGGATGCGGTCGCAGTCGAAGCCACCAGGAGCAACATAAACGGAAGAGCAGCAAGAGAGTTGACGCCGGTTTCAACATTGTATCAGCAGGAGCATCTAAACCTGTACCTGAGGAACAAAGGAGCGGCCGCACTCCTCCCATCATTCAGGTATGTTTGCCCCCTTTTCCCCCTCTTTTCCCCCAACTGTAGTTAAATgtcaaatgtattattttggtGCGACTAACGAACCAGAGCTCAGAGGCCTTGGTAGTATCTCTAAGGCTAATAACTCAATGCCCCACACGATCACGCTGCCGACATCCTTGCAACCATGATGGAAGCTTCGCATAAGGGAACACATGACGGAACATGATGGAACTTGACGGAACTTTGCATGACGGAACACATAAGCGAAGCGaatgaaagacagaaaaagaactATGATGCGAGACTGACAGTAAATAACTATGCAGCTGCTGACTCCAAAGCTAAATCCCTGTTGTGATGGGTCGGTCCCTGTGTAGTAATTAGGAAATTAAGTGACCTGAACTTTGAAATTCGAATCAAACAGGCGGGTAGAACTAAACTTTTGCATCATGACCGCCTGAAGCCATATACTAGCACCGATGTTCCACCATGGATCACAAATTTAGCTCAGAAGTTGAAAGATAAAGGCAATCCAATGAAACGTCAGGGCGGAACACAGACTAACCCCAAGGACACAATAAGCCCCCGTCAGAGCATGCGACAGTCACAACCCCCACAGCCATTCAGATGGTGATAGGGCCACTTTCAGTCTCGTGCCTGACGAACTGACATGCTCCCACGGCCACCTGTGCATGACCTTTGAGTACTTCAAGCCACTGGCCTTCTTTCATATGGTTCCCTGTCAATCCAGAATAAATTTCTATGCCCGCCATGTCTTACCTGGACATTGACATGACATTGATCTCTCCAGTCAGCCCCGCTGACACGACAAGGTCTCCTCCCGACTACAATTCAGCATTGGCGGCAACCTCAGCCTCTTGAAATGTGCAGTACTATGGGGGAAACATGACTACATCGACGTGGCAGCATGGACCGTCATCATCGCCTGGAGAGCAGGTATTTCTTCCTTCCGCCCTAACGATGCCAGCAAACAATAGGAAGAGCAAAGCAGACAGCGCTACCACTTTTATCCTCGAGGATGATTGCGACAAACTTGACATTATCCTGTCTGCAGTCAAGTCTATCAAAATAAAGCTGCAGAACGTTATGGCAGCAATCCGCGCCGATATAAACTCTCTGCATGCCCTCCTGGACGACGAAGGCGAGGGTCAATGCCAATGCACGACGGCTGTCCAGCAGGATTTCGCAAGTGGTGTAAACTTTTTAGCTGCTGCAATCTCGAAGCACAGGAAGTGGAAGTGAAGTGAACCCAGAACTTTATAATCAAGTCGTCATTGCTATCCGTATAGGACACCATGGAGCAACCAAGACAgccaaaaatgaaaacaaggccTGGTACAAGGTGAATAGATTTACTCAGAAATGGCCGTCAGTACAGATGAAGAACATTTACAACCCAGTATCCAGTTTTCTAGCAGATAAGACTTATTATGCCGTCGAAAGATGGTACTGATAGAATTATGTTACATAAAGATAAATTTGATCTGATAGTAACATCTCCCTACAGAAGGCACGACAGATCTCCCTACAGGAGGCATGACGGATCTCCCTACAGAAGGCATGATGGCAGTTTATCTCACCCCTCCTCCAACTGATTGCCCCCCTGATATCAATATGCAGCCAGGATACCAAGTTGAGAATTGTGATGTTATCATCAGGAAGGGTCATGCTGAACATCATCAAGCATTCTAACTGCTGGGGTGAAAGATATGTTGGCTCGTTGCCAGAAAGCTTCTTGTGGACCTTGGAAACTTTGCAGTAAATCATCACCTAAATACTATCATCTATGTGTTCTGAAGTCTGTTGCCCTTGTATCCACTATTAGGGAGCGCTGAGTTGAACAAATGACAGATTGCATTTGTAGTAGTTGCAGAATGAAATTTGTTCGAAAACTGTTGAGAATTGTGATGTTATCAGTTTACTGGACTTCTACGCAAGACATCAGGAAAAGGACAAGGCAACCATCAGCAATGACCCAAGAGCTCCACAATAAAGTTGTCGATTGCTCTCCGTAAGGGACACCATGAGGCAAACAAGGTAGCCAAAAGTGAAAACAAGGCCTGGTACAAAGTGCATAGAATTTATTCGGAAATGGCCATAGACATCCCAAGGGAGAGATGCTGGCCAATGTCAGTGGGAACTCACCCAAAATATGCTAGCTCAGCAGGTGAAAAGGAGGTAGATGAGCCGAGTATTAAGCTCATCTGCAACCCTAATATCCGGGCATTTGGAGAAATAGGGTTGGATTACACCTCCCCTCCCCAGAATTGCAGCAAGCAACTTTCCTTGTTGAAAGCCTGCCTCAAGATTGGGGCGTTCATGACCGCCTGAAACCATATACAAGCACCGATGTTCCACCATGGATCGCGAATTTAGCTCGGAAGTTGAAAGATTGAGGCGATCCAGGGAAACGTCAGGCTGGAACACAGACTAACCCCAAGGACACAATATGCCCCCGTCGGAACATGCGATAGTCTCAACCCCCACAGCGATTCAGATGTTGATAGGACCACTTTCAGTCTCGTGCCTGAGGAACGGACACGCTCCCACGCCTACCTGTGCATGACCTGTACTTCAAGCCACTGGCCTTCTTTCATACAGTTCCCCGTTAATCCAGAAAAAATTTTTATGCCCACCATGTCTCACCTGGACATGACATTGATCTCTCCAGTCAGCCCCGCTGACACGACAAGGTCTCCTCCCGACTACAATTCAGCATTGGCACCAACCTCCGCCTCCTGAAATGTGCGGTACCATGGGGGAAACATGACCACGTCGACGTCGCACCCTGGACGGTCGTCATCGCCCAGAGAGCAGGTATTTCTTCCTTCCGCACTACCGATGCCAGCAAACAACAGGAAGAGGAAAGCAGACAGCGTTACCACTTCTATCCTCGAAGATGATCGCGACAAACTTGACATTATCCTGTCTGCGGTCAAGTCTCTCGAAATAAAGCTGCAGAACGATATG
Coding sequences within:
- the LOC140243600 gene encoding uncharacterized metal-dependent hydrolase YcfH-like, whose translation is MAIDKPRERCWLVSVVIHPNYASSAGEKEIDDLSKLICNPNIRVFGEIGLDYTSPTQNWGKQLSFLKACLKIGATGKVLVLHIRAREDTADKDEPSRIWRKAVQSSINSYQMIHIHCCATGTSELVAWRRMFPNMYFCFTARVRFYSPSQLEALKMVPLNRFLVETDSPHLPPSQDLKITTPVYIGEVASLVARARGEAIAPLLEATRFNALTLYGN